A portion of the Bombus pascuorum chromosome 8, iyBomPasc1.1, whole genome shotgun sequence genome contains these proteins:
- the LOC132910115 gene encoding centaurin-gamma-1A, whose translation MTTEQSAHDHSLAIRQEIQRFESVHPSIYAIYDLIDLISDTHIAKQIREHVVAIEDSFVNSHEWTLARDVPELHLGIIGSSDSGKSALVHRYLTGSFMHEESPEGGRFKKEVFINDQSYLLLIRDEGGVPESQFSAWIDALLLVFSLESEESFSIVCSFYNRMCSFRNMSEVPKILVGVQDSINDSNPRVIKDGRPRKLACDLRCPYYETCAIYGLNVERVFQDVCQKIIQHISAKHYRCNGQQAIDNETKYPVPMIAKNTQLLTKEMEATNSSKLNVSDKDEDSSRSFHHSSTQNDSAIMGDNFHNAQNQHGDFRSSILTPTTIRKFRRKSNIFTPSKKEKYNMGEMGVGREIPVKQGYLFKRSSKSLKEWKKKYVTLLEDGRLTYHSSLHDYMNDTNGKEILLQYVTVKVPGKTPKGSKSSNAQEDSFEFSIISLENKTWHFEANNAEDRDSWISAIEQQILSSLQNSDGDKKNETDAFKMHCIKNKVSGNDACVDCGVPNPDWASLNLGVLMCIECSGIHRNLGSHISKVRSLDLDDWSAGQLSVMLALGNDIANNVWEYCLNGKQKPNSDSPREEKEQWIRWKYEDKLFLPPINPNISLGKLLIDSVCRGDMRAFTLCLARCSYEDINMPVSMEDLRTPLHLACATGNLAMAQLLIWHKANPQNLDHEGRTCMSYVRALERTLDNSSDSMEMQKLLEVLEQASISGVDDVETSQY comes from the exons ACAAATCCGCGAACATGTTGTTGCAATTGAAG ATTCATTTGTCAATAGTCATGAGTGGACATTGGCTAGAGATGTTCCAGAATTACATTTGGGAATTATTGGTTCATCTGACTCAGGGAAATCTGCTTTAGTTCATAGATATTTAACTGGTTCATTTATGCATGAAGAATCTCCAGAAGGTGGTCGCTTTAAAAAGGAAGTCTTTATCAATGATCAGAGTTATCTCTTGCTAATTAGAGATGAGGGTGGTGTACCAGAGTCACAA TTTTCTGCTTGGATAGATGCTTTATTACTTGTATTTAGTTTAGAGAGTGAGGAAAGTTTCTCAATAGTTTGCAGTTTTTATAATAGAATGTGTTCATTTCGAAATATGTCAGAAGTACCAAAAATACTAGTAGGAGTTCAAG aTTCAATTAATGATTCTAATCCCCGGGTTATAAAGGATGGTAGACCACGAAAATTGGCATGTGACTTGAGGTGTCCTTATTATGAAACATGTGCTATTTATGGTTTGAATGTTGAAAGGGTATTTCAAGATG TGTgtcaaaaaattatacaacatATATCTGCAAAACATTATCGATGTAATGGACAACAAGCAATAGATAATGAAACAAAGTATCCTGTTCCAATGATTGCCAAAAATACACAACTTCTGACCAAAGAAATGGAAGCAACAAATTCGTCAAAATTAAAC GTATCTGATAAAGATGAAGATTCTAGTAGATCATTTCATCATAGTTCTACCCAAAATGATTCTGCAATAATGGGTGACAATTTTCATAATGCACAGAATCAACATGGAGATTTTAGATCCTCAATATTAACACCAACCACTAtcag GAAATTTAGAAGAAAGTCTAATATATTTACCCCatcaaaaaaggaaaaatataacatgggTGAGATGGGTGTTGGTAGGGAAATACCTGTTAAACaaggatatttatttaaacgcaGTAGTAAATCTttaaaagaatggaaaaagaaatacgtaaCATTATTGGAAGATGGTCGTTTAACTTATCATTCCAGCTTACAT GATTATATGAATGATACTAAtggtaaagaaatattattacaatatgtGACTGTAAAAGTGCCTGGAAAAACGCCTAAAGGTTCTAAATCATCCAATGCTCAAG AAGATagttttgaattttctatcatTTCACTAGAAAATAAGACATGGCATTTTGAAGCAAATAATGCTGAAGACAGAGATAGTTGGATTTCTGCTATAGAACAACAGATATTATCGAGTTTACAAAATAGCGATGGTGataaaaaaaacgaaactgATGCTTTCAAAATGCATTGTATAAAGAACAAAGTATCAGGAAATGATGCTTGTGTAGATTGTGGTGTACCTA ATCCGGACTGGGCTAGTTTAAACTTAGGTGTATTAATGTGCATTGAATGCTCAGGAATACACAGAAATTTAGGTTCACACATATCAAAAGTTAGATCCTTAGACTTGGATGATTGGTC CGCAGGTCAGTTAAGTGTAATGTTAGCCCTTGGTAATGATATAGCAAATAATGTTTGGGAATATTGTCTAAATGGGAAACAGAAACCAAATTCAGATTCTCCtagagaagagaaggaacAATGGATCAGATGGAAATATGAAGACAAACTCTTTTTACCACCGATTAATCCGAACATTTCTTTAGGAAAGCTACTTATTGATTCGGTTTGccg GGGTGATATGAGAGCATTTACATTATGCTTAGCCAGATGTAGTTATGAAGATATCAATATGCCTGTCAGTATGGAAGATTTAAGAACGCCTTTGCATTTGGCTTGTGCCACAGGAAATTTAGCTATGGCACAACTTCTAATATGG CATAAAGCAAATCCACAAAACTTAGACCACGAAGGACGTACGTGTATGTCGTATGTACGAGCACTCGAAAGAACGCTTGACAATTCATCGGATTCTATGGAAATGCAGAAGCTTCTTGAAGTACTTGAACAAGCTAGTATTTCTGGAGTAGATGATGTAGAAACTTCTCagtattaa
- the LOC132910121 gene encoding protein zwilch homolog isoform X2, with amino-acid sequence MFELELLRKKLDPLIKIDKICLSYVNRIFPEFKDMPYFILYKEAFEFINNHSECTDIDETQFDLTGSPLKYSFGGEDDFEDSTILIKQNWYKEEEKYLPLSRTEACIALNICIEFINDSFPPIFALCDGKDPKKSRLLGTTIEGEWFTTIEACFDGIETFETVKNSSSKMFQNHLELSDASKQDIAVSAFSTFDLFGTKEEMIDKHNTIKSNFEGSLSVEIHTCSLSCTPTRTSKNNLIVQVTTNSNNTPLKELWKQLLLLNQYLCMIEDHTKNIDSHYNSIPLEFPHNFINPYKEEHDNILKNLNLLLNGDYSFRHSSDIEKHKINFSNEENLENDTKLHQYIQSLPFRHNLDFTDFLWELLIKNSSYFEMIKCIHIVLDKILVNDCLPQVNYTNSTRLAKIITNPHQEKVISHLLSGSLPLEYVIDMGFEKLCRDYVYILANARFGELHDIQQKLKKISCNEFTIDTYRKRLLYLVQIHISLEFILLIQNNLECSSDDLRILFSCVFKQYVSEKSPIQSCDLHQNKVYTLTAPLPISAVHHLDEIPSVRRISLSSQSKLRKLKTIKYYSQLPIFPTSIYPLDDSSIIGEGYYVLKTMFSSNKIK; translated from the exons ATGTTTGAACTTGAATTATTGCGAAAAAAGTTAGATCCtcttataaaaatagataaaatttgtttgtcaTATGTAAATCGTATTTTTCCAGAGTTTAAAGACATGCCGTATTTTATTCTGTATAAAGAA GCTTTTGAATTCATCAATAATCATTCAGAATGTACTGATATTGATGAAACAC aatttgacCTTACTGGATCGCCTTTGAAGTATTCATTTGGAGGAGAAGATGATTTTGAGGATAGCACAATTTTGATAAAGCAAAATTGGtataaagaggaagaaaaataccTACCACTAAGTAGAACAGAAGCATG tattgcattgaatatatgtattgaatttataaatgattcTTTTCCACCAATATTTGCACTTTGTGATGGCAAGGATCCTAAGAAAAGCAGGTTGTTAGGTACAACAATCGAAGGAGAATGGTTTACCACCATAGAAGCTTGTTTTGATGGTATTGAAACTTTTGAAActgttaaaaattcttcttctaaAATGTTTCAGAATCATTTGGAGCTATCAGATGCATCTAAACAAGAT ATTGCTGTCTCTGCATTTAGtacttttgatttatttggAACAAAAGAGGAAATGATTGACAAACATAATACCATAAAAAGTAACTTCGAAGGGAGTCTAAGTGTAGAAATACATACTTGTAGTTTATCATGTACACCTACAAGAACATCCAAAAATAATTTG ATTGTTCAAGTTActacaaattcaaataatactcctttaaaagaattatggaaacaattattattgttaaatcaATATTTGTGTATGATAGAAGATCATACAAAGAATATAGATTCTCATTATAATTCAATTCCCTTGGAATTTccacataattttataaatccaTATAAGGAG gagcatgataatatattgaaaaatttaaatcttttgCTAAATGGAGATTATAGCTTTAGACATTCTAGTGATATTGAGAaacacaaaattaatttttcaaatgaagaaaatttagaaaatgatACAAAACTTCATCAGTATATTCAGAGTCTTCCATTTAGACACAATTTGGATTTTACAGACTTTTTATGGGAACTATTAATAA AGAATTCAAGTTattttgaaatgataaaatgcATCCATATAGTGCTTGATAAAATTCTAGTAAATGATTGTTTGCCACAg gttaattatacaaattcaacAAGGCTAGCGAAGATTATTACCAATCCACATCAGGAGAAAGTAATTTCACATTTATTATCAGGTAGTTTACCATTAGAATATGTTATAGACATGGGCTTTGAAAAGCTGTGCAGAGATTACGTATACattttagcaaatgcaagatTTGGTGAATTGCATGatattcaacaaaaattaaaaaagatatcttGTAATGAGTTTACAATTGATACCTATAG aaaaagattattatatttggtaCAAATTCACATAtccttggaatttatattactaatacaaaataatttagaatgtTCAAGTGAtgatttaagaattttatttagttgTGTATTCAAACAGTATGTCAGTGAAAAATCGCCAATACAAAGTTGTGATTTACATCAAAACAAAGTTTATACTTTAACAGCTCCCCTTCCCATCTCAGCAGTGCATCATTTAGATGA AATTCCGAGTGTGAGAAGAATTTCACTTTCATCTCAGTCTAaattgagaaaactaaagacaaTTAAATACTATAGTCAGTTACCGATTTTTCCAACAAGTATATATCCATTAG ACGATTCAAGTATAATAGGTGAAGGATATTATGTGCTCAAAACAATGTTTTcatctaataaaattaaataa
- the LOC132910121 gene encoding protein zwilch homolog isoform X1, whose translation MFELELLRKKLDPLIKIDKICLSYVNRIFPEFKDMPYFILYKEAFEFINNHSECTDIDETQFDLTGSPLKYSFGGEDDFEDSTILIKQNWYKEEEKYLPLSRTEACIALNICIEFINDSFPPIFALCDGKDPKKSRLLGTTIEGEWFTTIEACFDGIETFETVKNSSSKMFQNHLELSDASKQDIAVSAFSTFDLFGTKEEMIDKHNTIKSNFEGSLSVEIHTCSLSCTPTRTSKNNLIVQVTTNSNNTPLKELWKQLLLLNQYLCMIEDHTKNIDSHYNSIPLEFPHNFINPYKEEHDNILKNLNLLLNGDYSFRHSSDIEKHKINFSNEENLENDTKLHQYIQSLPFRHNLDFTDFLWELLIKNSSYFEMIKCIHIVLDKILVNDCLPQVNYTNSTRLAKIITNPHQEKVISHLLSGSLPLEYVIDMGFEKLCRDYVYILANARFGELHDIQQKLKKISCNEFTIDTYRKRLLYLVQIHISLEFILLIQNNLECSSDDLRILFSCVFKQYVSEKSPIQSCDLHQNKVYTLTAPLPISAVHHLDEIPSVRRISLSSQSKLRKLKTIKYYSQLPIFPTSIYPLGKILINNIIFKIILTCMKLFLSSF comes from the exons ATGTTTGAACTTGAATTATTGCGAAAAAAGTTAGATCCtcttataaaaatagataaaatttgtttgtcaTATGTAAATCGTATTTTTCCAGAGTTTAAAGACATGCCGTATTTTATTCTGTATAAAGAA GCTTTTGAATTCATCAATAATCATTCAGAATGTACTGATATTGATGAAACAC aatttgacCTTACTGGATCGCCTTTGAAGTATTCATTTGGAGGAGAAGATGATTTTGAGGATAGCACAATTTTGATAAAGCAAAATTGGtataaagaggaagaaaaataccTACCACTAAGTAGAACAGAAGCATG tattgcattgaatatatgtattgaatttataaatgattcTTTTCCACCAATATTTGCACTTTGTGATGGCAAGGATCCTAAGAAAAGCAGGTTGTTAGGTACAACAATCGAAGGAGAATGGTTTACCACCATAGAAGCTTGTTTTGATGGTATTGAAACTTTTGAAActgttaaaaattcttcttctaaAATGTTTCAGAATCATTTGGAGCTATCAGATGCATCTAAACAAGAT ATTGCTGTCTCTGCATTTAGtacttttgatttatttggAACAAAAGAGGAAATGATTGACAAACATAATACCATAAAAAGTAACTTCGAAGGGAGTCTAAGTGTAGAAATACATACTTGTAGTTTATCATGTACACCTACAAGAACATCCAAAAATAATTTG ATTGTTCAAGTTActacaaattcaaataatactcctttaaaagaattatggaaacaattattattgttaaatcaATATTTGTGTATGATAGAAGATCATACAAAGAATATAGATTCTCATTATAATTCAATTCCCTTGGAATTTccacataattttataaatccaTATAAGGAG gagcatgataatatattgaaaaatttaaatcttttgCTAAATGGAGATTATAGCTTTAGACATTCTAGTGATATTGAGAaacacaaaattaatttttcaaatgaagaaaatttagaaaatgatACAAAACTTCATCAGTATATTCAGAGTCTTCCATTTAGACACAATTTGGATTTTACAGACTTTTTATGGGAACTATTAATAA AGAATTCAAGTTattttgaaatgataaaatgcATCCATATAGTGCTTGATAAAATTCTAGTAAATGATTGTTTGCCACAg gttaattatacaaattcaacAAGGCTAGCGAAGATTATTACCAATCCACATCAGGAGAAAGTAATTTCACATTTATTATCAGGTAGTTTACCATTAGAATATGTTATAGACATGGGCTTTGAAAAGCTGTGCAGAGATTACGTATACattttagcaaatgcaagatTTGGTGAATTGCATGatattcaacaaaaattaaaaaagatatcttGTAATGAGTTTACAATTGATACCTATAG aaaaagattattatatttggtaCAAATTCACATAtccttggaatttatattactaatacaaaataatttagaatgtTCAAGTGAtgatttaagaattttatttagttgTGTATTCAAACAGTATGTCAGTGAAAAATCGCCAATACAAAGTTGTGATTTACATCAAAACAAAGTTTATACTTTAACAGCTCCCCTTCCCATCTCAGCAGTGCATCATTTAGATGA AATTCCGAGTGTGAGAAGAATTTCACTTTCATCTCAGTCTAaattgagaaaactaaagacaaTTAAATACTATAGTCAGTTACCGATTTTTCCAACAAGTATATATCCATTAGgtaaaattcttataaataatataatatttaagataatacTTACATGCATGAAATTGTTCCTATCATCTTTTTAG